A DNA window from Brassica napus cultivar Da-Ae chromosome A4, Da-Ae, whole genome shotgun sequence contains the following coding sequences:
- the LOC111215248 gene encoding F-box/kelch-repeat protein At1g64840-like, translating to MFPLPNMEEPAAKKKRSSALLPDWSQLPKELLEIITDNVNCFDIVHARSVCTSWRSSFPFPSCLLRSSYSLPTFDKLSLETNEEGTYVLGKIPYFLFRVRALTAESPSEYFFGGIGRDESEELPCPIQCSVKVKIQGSDPTLMKMNDCQIFPLGHQYKMFGWELKDYRGVAFLPLYKEGRGGEFVVLLNYYYGKLMVLTSVEMKWKRFEKLSETLCSNVVTFRGRFYVSFLSRRTVVGIDPHSLEVTDLMPLPQSGLNFLVPSGDDELFLVEVMVPSGDFDFNRFTCNVSRLDEKAGKWVKVSDLGDRVLVIARLGNVSFSAKELPDGCGVSGNSIVFTNWPQDVTLFYKYGPYKGSAEELPDGYGVNGNIKTVWRTSRENSGVILNTFPVVALRVER from the coding sequence ATGTTTCCATTACCAAACATGGAAGAACCTGCCGCTAAAAAGAAGAGATCATCAGCGTTATTGCCAGACTGGTCTCAGCTCCCTAAAGAGCTACTTGAGATTATCACCGACAATGTGAACTGTTTCGATATTGTTCATGCTCGCTCTGTTTGCACCTCGTGGCGATCCTCGTTTCCCTTTCCTTCTTGCCTTTTACGCTCCAGTTACTCTCTTCCCACTTTCGATAAGCTCTCCCTCGAGACAAACGAAGAAGGCACGTACGTCCTCGGGAAGATCCCTTATTTCCTCTTCAGAGTCCGAGCTCTTACTGCTGAGTCGCCTTCCGAGTATTTCTTTGGAGGGATAGGACGAGATGAGTCAGAGGAGCTTCCATGTCCTATTCAGTGCTCAGTGAAAGTGAAGATTCAAGGATCTGACCCAACCTTGATGAAGATGAATGATTGCCAGATCTTTCCTCTAGGCCATCAGTACAAAATGTTCGGTTGGGAACTTAAAGATTACAGAGGTGTTGCGTTTCTTCCGCTCTACAAGGAAGGACGTGGAGGAGAATTCGTTGTGCTTCTCAACTACTATTATGGAAAGCTAATGGTGTTAACAAGTGTGGAAATGAAGTGGAAACGGTTTGAGAAACTTTCAGAGACTTTATGCTCGAATGTGGTCACTTTCAGAGGTCGATTTTACGTATCTTTTCTTAGCAGAAGAACCGTTGTTGGTATCGACCCTCATTCGCTGGAGGTGACTGACCTGATGCCCTTACCACAAAGTGGTTTAAACTTTCTGGTTCCATCTGGCGACGATGAGCTTTTCCTGGTTGAGGTAATGGTACCGTCTGGGGACTTCGATTTTAACCGGTTCACATGTAACGTTAGTAGGCTAGATGAGAAGGCTGGTAAATGGGTCAAGGTCAGTGATTTGGGAGACCGTGTCTTGGTTATTGCACGCTTGGGAAATGTCTCATTCTCGGCTAAAGAGCTTCCTGATGGGTGTGGTGTGAGTGGGAACTCAATTGTGTTCACCAATTGGCCACAAGATGTAACattattctataaatatggacCATACAAAGGAAGTGCGGAAGAGCTtcctgatgggtatggtgtgaATGGGAACATCAAGACTGTTTGGAGAACCTCAAGAGAGAATAGTGGGGTGATCCTCAACACATTTCCGGTTGTGGCTCTCCGGGTTGAGCGCTAA
- the LOC106395780 gene encoding F-box/kelch-repeat protein At1g64840-like, translating to MTTNGITWSLLPEKPLNIISEKLDDCFDVVHARSVCTSWRSIIPFPSYLSRQSYSLPSLDNKGSWTLEKIPLFLFRPRALAADYFLGGIGRDEPEEELPYPNQCSVKVEIPGSSDPRLMNMLDCQIFPLRHQYRMIGCNAKGYRCVAVLPLNKEGGGDFVVLLNCTSVLMVLRSNEMRWRRFQTLSVHPCDDLVTFRGRFYALFVNGDVFGFDPHFLELYPLVRFELDRKCGWSTSLVPSGDDELFLVELISSRNADVLDLMSRLKLRVCRLDVEAGQWVVVKDIGDRVLVIGDLGNVSFSAKELPDGCGVSANSILFTYGPSNVTCSYKYDDDLNCWRYSREDLVTILGTSPVVALRVER from the coding sequence ATGACAACGAACGGGATCACCTGGTCCCTTCTCCCTGAAAAGCCACTGAACATTATCTCCGAGAAGCTGGATGACTGTTTCGATGTTGTTCATGCTCGCTCTGTTTGCACCTCGTGGCGTTCCATCATTCCCTTTCCTTCTTACCTATCACGCCAAAGTTACTCTCTTCCCTCGCTCGATAACAAAGGCTCTTGGACCCTCGAGAAGATCCCTCTCTTCCTCTTTAGACCCCGAGCTCTTGCCGCTGACTACTTCTTGGGAGGGATAGGCAGAGATGAGCCAGAGGAGGAGCTTCCATATCCTAACCAATGCTCAGTTAAAGTAGAGATTCCAGGATCATCTGATCCAAGGTTGATGAACATGCTCGACTGCCAGATCTTCCCTCTTCGCCATCAGTACCGAATGATTGGTTGCAATGCTAAAGGATACAGATGCGTGGCTGTTCTTCCTCTAAACAAGGAGGGAGGAGGAGATTTCGTTGTTCTCCTCAACTGCACTAGTGTTTTGATGGTGTTGAGAAGTAACGAAATGAGGTGGAGGCGGTTTCAGACACTCTCAGTACATCCGTGCGATGATTTAGTCACTTTTAGAGGCAGGTTTTATGCACTCTTTGTTAACGGAGACGTTTTCGGTTTCGATCCTCATTTCCTGGAACTGTATCCGCTGGTACGCTTCGAGCTTGATCGGAAATGCGGTTGGTCCACCTCTCTGGTtccatctggtgatgatgagctTTTCCTGGTTGAGCTAATCTCCTCTCGTAATGCTGATGTGTTAGATTTAATGAGTCGGTTAAAATTAAGAGTGTGTAGGCTAGATGTGGAAGCTGGTCAATGGGTGGTGGTCAAAGATATAGGAGACCGTGTGTTGGTTATTGGAGACTTGGGAAATGTCTCATTCTCGGCGAAAGAGCTTCCTGATGGTTGTGGTGTGAGTGCGAACTCTATTTTGTTTACTTATGGGCCAAGCAATGTAACATGCTCCTACAAATATGACGACGACCTCAACTGTTGGAGATATTCAAGAGAGGATCTGGTGACTATCCTCGGCACGTCTCCGGTAGTGGCTCTCCGGGTTGAACGGTAG
- the LOC111215249 gene encoding F-box/kelch-repeat protein At1g64840-like: MFPLPNMEEPAAKKKRSSALLPDWSQLPKELLEIITDNVNCFDIVHARSVCTSWRSTFPFPSCLLRSSYSLPTFDKLSLETNEEGSYILGKIPYFLFRVPALTAESPSEYFFGGIGRDESEELPCSIQCSVKVKIQGSDPTFMKMNDCQIFPLGHQYRMFGWELKDYRGVAFLPLYKEGRGGEFVVLLNYYYGKLMVLTSVEMKWKRFEKLSETLCSNVVTFRGRFYVSFLSRRTVVGIDPHSLEVTDLMPLPQSGLNFLVPSGDDELFLVEVMVPSGDFDFNRFTCNVSRLDEEAGKWVKVSDLGDRVLVIARLGNVSFSAKELPDGCGVSGNSIVFTNWPQDVTLFYKYGPYKGSAEELPDGYGVNGNIKTVWRTSRENSGVILNTFPVVALRVER; this comes from the coding sequence ATGTTTCCATTACCAAACATGGAAGAACCTGCCGCTAAAAAGAAGAGATCATCAGCGTTATTGCCAGACTGGTCTCAGCTCCCTAAAGAGCTACTTGAGATTATCACCGACAATGTGAACTGTTTCGATATTGTTCATGCTCGCTCTGTTTGCACCTCGTGGCGATCCACGTTTCCCTTTCCATCTTGCCTTTTACGCTCCAGTTACTCTCTTCCCACTTTCGATAAGCTCTCTCTCGAGACAAACGAAGAAGGCTCGTACATCCTCGGGAAGATCCCTTATTTCCTCTTCAGAGTCCCAGCTCTTACTGCTGAGTCGCCTTCCGAGTATTTCTTTGGAGGGATAGGACGAGATGAGTCAGAGGAGCTTCCATGTTCTATTCAGTGCTCAGTGAAGGTGAAGATTCAAGGATCTGACCCAACCTTCATGAAGATGAATGATTGCCAGATCTTTCCTCTAGGCCATCAGTACAGAATGTTTGGTTGGGAACTTAAAGATTACAGAGGTGTTGCGTTTCTTCCGCTCTACAAGGAAGGACGTGGAGGAGAATTCGTTGTGCTTCTCAACTACTATTATGGAAAGCTAATGGTGTTAACAAGTGTGGAAATGAAGTGGAAACGGTTTGAGAAACTCTCAGAGACTTTATGCTCGAATGTGGTCACTTTCAGAGGTCGATTTTACGTATCTTTTCTTAGCAGAAGAACCGTTGTTGGTATCGACCCTCATTCGCTGGAGGTGACTGACCTGATGCCCTTACCACAAAGTGGTTTAAACTTTCTGGTTCCATCTGGCGACGATGAGCTTTTCCTGGTTGAGGTAATGGTACCGTCTGGGGACTTCGATTTTAACCGGTTCACATGTAACGTTAGCAGGCTAGATGAGGAGGCTGGTAAATGGGTCAAGGTCAGTGATTTGGGAGACCGTGTTTTGGTTATTGCACGCTTGGGAAATGTCTCATTCTCGGCTAAAGAGCTTCCTGATGGGTGTGGTGTGAGTGGGAACTCAATTGTGTTCACCAATTGGCCACAAGATGTAACattattctataaatatggacCATACAAAGGAAGTGCGGAAGAGCTtcctgatgggtatggtgtgaATGGGAACATCAAGACTGTTTGGAGAACCTCAAGAGAGAATAGTGGGGTGATCCTCAACACATTTCCGGTTGTGGCTCTCCGGGTTGAGCGCTGA
- the LOC111198523 gene encoding F-box/kelch-repeat protein At1g64840-like — NLFQVSKLSLSPSENTVSVVPDWSLLPEELLHVISKNLEDSFDVVHARSVCTLWRSILPFPSYLSRPSYSLPTLDNKGSWSLEKIPLFLFRPQRAIAAESAASEYFLGGIGRDESEELPSSDPRLMNMLDCQIFPLGHQYRMIGCDAKEYRGVAALPLNKEGGGHFVVLLNCTSVLMVLRSNEMRWRRFQTLSTATCDDLVTFRGRFYALFVNGDVFGFDPHFLELTPLVRLELLNSASSTSLVPSGDDELFLVEQIIPLNGNALDFDRLTLRVCRLDVEAGQWVVVKDIGDRVFIIGDLGTVSCSAIELPDGCGVCVNSILFTYGPGNVTYSYKYEDDLNCWRYSREKRVTILSLSQILLIKLKALQRFQPEACSTVR; from the coding sequence AATCTCTTTCAGGTTTCAAAGCTGTCTCTGTCTCCATCAGAGAACACAGTGTCCGTAGTACCGGACTGGTCTCTTCTCCCTGAAGAGCTACTCCACGTTATCTCCAAGAATCTGGAGGACAGTTTCGATGTTGTTCATGCTCGCTCTGTTTGCACCTTGTGGCGATCCATCTTACCCTTTCCTTCTTACCTATCACGCCCAAGTTACTCTCTTCCCACACTCGATAACAAAGGCTCGTGGAGCCTCGAGAAGATCCCTCTCTTCCTCTTTAGACCCCAACGAGCTATTGCTGCCGAGTCTGCTGCTTCAGAGTATTTCTTGGGAGGGATAGGAAGAGATGAGTCAGAAGAGCTTCCATCTTCTGATCCAAGGTTGATGAACATGCTCGACTGCCAGATCTTCCCTCTTGGCCATCAGTACCGAATGATTGGTTGCGATGCTAAAGAGTACAGAGGCGTGGCTGCTCTTCCGCTTAACAAGGAGGGAGGAGGACATTTTGTTGTTCTCCTCAACTGCACTAGTGTTTTGATGGTGTTAAGAAGTAATGAAATGAGGTGGAGGCGGTTTCAGACACTCTCAACAGCTACGTGCGATGATTTAGTCACTTTTAGAGGCAGGTTTTATGCACTCTTTGTTAACGGAGACGTTTTCGGTTTCGATCCTCATTTCCTGGAACTGACTCCCCTGGTACGCTTGGAGCTTCTCAACAGTGCGTCATCCACGTCTCTGGTtccatctggtgatgatgaacTTTTCCTGGTTGAGCAAATCATCCCTCTTAATGGCAATGCATTAGACTTCGATCGGTTAACGCTAAGAGTGTGTAGGCTAGATGTGGAGGCTGGTCAATGGGTCGTGGTCAAAGATATAGGAGACCGTGTGTTTATTATTGGAGACTTGGGAACTGTCTCTTGCTCAGCTATAGAGCTCCCTGATGGTTGTGGTGTGTGCGTGAACTCAATTTTGTTTACTTATGGGCCAGGCAACGTAACATACTCCTACAAATATGAAGACGACCTCAACTGTTGGAGATATTCAAGAGAGAAACGTGTGACTATCCTCAGCTTGtcacaaattttattaattaaacttAAAGCGCTACAACGTTTTCAACCGGAGGCATGCTCGACGGTAAGATGA